The genomic DNA CCAACTGGCAGAACCTGGTGACGGCCTGCTCCCGCTGCAATGCCCGCAAAGGCGATCGCACCCCGGAAGAAGCCGGCCTCAAACTTCTCCATAAACCCGGCCGTCCTTCGCTGCAATCCTTCCTCCAACTGCACCTCACATCCCAGAATAACGACTGGCGAATCTACCTCGGATTAGATAAATAGTTGCATTTTGTGGTTGCTAAAAAAGTTAGTTACATACTCGTAAGGTGTTTGTAATCAACTATAAGTAATGATATAGATATACTTAAGGTATAAGTATAAAGATGTTGTTTTGGGCTAAGGGCAATCCGAAGGTTTTACCAGGCATTTATACTTGTATATTTCACTTTTGGTCTGTAGCGACTCCTCTTGTTACGCACCTTAGGATTGTTAGGTCTGAAAAGATAAGCTCGTAAAACACTGTCATTCTATTAAATATCCTGATAGAAAAAGAGGCCCCTCTCCCCAAAGATTAAGCCTTTGCGGCTTGCCCAAAATATCCTTTCAGGATGACAAAAAGTAGAGCTGAACTACCCTGCTGTAGCGCGACGGTCTGGCTATAAACTAGGCAAGTTGAAAGCAGCAACTAGCTACTCAAAAGCAAGTCTAGGGCTGGCGGAAAGTATACGCAGGCAGCACGGGTATAGGGCAGCGCACAGCCAACCCTTCCTGCGGCCGGTTAGCTGCTTTTCCACTATCTGCTGGTGCTTAGGTTAGCAGCAGGCGCTTTGCGGCTAACTATCAGCTACATATGCTTCGCTGCGCGTGGCGAATCCCTCTCTTAAAAGATTGAATTTTATTGGTTTTTTTATCCTGGATTAGTTACTTTTGCCCTTCATTCGAGTGAATGGCCCTGCTTTGCGGCAGGAATTGTAAAACCAAACCAAATCAGCCGATTGCTCTGGGCTGGTGGCTATGCAAGAGCAGTATAATTTTATGAGTAATTCTCCAGAAAATTTCGATTGGGACAGATTTGAGTCTCAAGGTTTTGGCGGCGGCTATAGCAAAGCTGAGAAAGCCGAAATGGAAAAAATGTATGACGACACCCTGACTACCGTACAGGAGCAGGAGGTTGTGAAAGGAACTGTGGTTGGCATCACTGATCGTGACGTGATCCTGAACATCGGTTTCAAATCTGATGGCCTGGTACCTGTTTCAGAATTCAGAGATCTTCCTGAGCTGAAAGTAGGCGACGAGGTAGAAGTGTTTATTGAAGACCAGGAAGACCCGAACGGCCAGCTGATCTTGTCCCGCAAGAAAGCCAAAATCGTTAGCGCCTGGGCTAAAATTTACGACGCACTTGAGAACGACAACGTTCTGGAGGGTGTAGTGAAGAGAAGAACCAAAGGTGGTCTGATCATGGACCTCTACGGTGTTGAAGCGTTCTTGCCAGGTTCGCAGATCGACGTGAAGCCGATCCGTGACTTCGATGTGTTCGTAGGCAAGAAAATGGAAGTGAAAGTTGTGAAAATCAACGCCGCTTTCGACAACGTGGTTGTTTCTCACAAAGTACTGATCGAGAAAGACCTGGAGCAGCAGCGTGCCGCTATCCTGAACAACCTTGAAAAAGGTCAGGTTCTGGAAGGCGTTATCAAGAACATGACAAACTTCGGTGTGTTCATCGACCTTGGTGGCGTAGACGGTCTGCTTCACATCACAGATATTTCATGGGGCCGTATCAACCACCCGGAAGAAGTATTGCAGCTCGACCAGAAGGTGAACGTAGTAGTGCTTGACTTCGATGATGACAAGAAGCGTATTTCTCTTGGCATGAAGCAGCTTACTCCTCATCCATGGGATGCACTGCCTGCTGAGATCGAGGTTGGCTCACGTGTGAAAGGTAAAATTGTAAACGTAGCAGACTATGGTGCGTTCCTGGAACTGATGCCAGGCGTAGAAGGTCTGATCCACGTTTCTGAAATGAGCTGGTCACAGCATCTGCGTAATCCGCAGGACTTCATTAAGCAAGGCGACGAGGTAGAAGCAGTAGTGCTGACACTGGACCGCGAAGAGCGCAAAATGTCTCTGGGCATTAAGCAGCTGACCGAAGATCCGTGGACAAAAGAAGATGTGCTGACCAAGTATGGCGTAGGCACCAAGCACACAGGCATCGTGCGTAACCTCACCAACTTCGGCCTGTTCCTGGAACTGGAAGAAGGTGTAGACGGACTGGTACACGTATCGGACCTGAGCTGGACCAAGAAGATCAAGCACCCATCTGAGTTTGTGAAAGTTGGTGATAACCTGGACGTAGTAGTGCTGGAACTGGATGTTCCGAACCGCAGACTTGCCCTGGGCCACAAGCAACTGGAAGAAAACCCTTGGGATACGTTTGAATCCGTATTCAACATCGGTTCTGTTCACAAAGCTACTGTACTGGAGAAATCTGACAGAGGCGCTGTGTTAGAATTGCCTTACGGCATCGAAGGTTTCGCTTTCCCGAAAAGCTTAGCCAAAGAAGACGGTTCTCAGGTAGAAGTTGGCGAAAGCTTAGACTTCAAAGTAACTGAATTCTCTAAAGAAGACCGTAAGATCATTCTTTCGCACACAGCTACTTATTCTGATGTAGACACTGCCAGAACGGCCCGTGCTACGAAGAAAGCTGCTGCCCCTGCAGCAGGTGGTACTGCCAGCGCAGAGAAGAAAGACGCAAGAGCACCAAAAGTTCAGAAAGAAGCAGACCGCTCCACACTTGGAGACCTGGATGCCCTTTCTGCCCTGAAGGAGCAAATGCTTTCTAACGAGAAAGAGGCTGGTGTGAAGAAGTTGGAGGCTGCTGCGGCTAAAAAGACGCAGGACACGGACAACGAGGACGAATCTGCTGAAGAAGAGAACAACGCTTAGTATAAGCTTGTTACATAGTAAAAAGCCCCGGAGCAATCCGAGGCTTTTTTGTTTTTATACCTTAGCAGTTAACCTATAAAAATAGTATATTAGTTAATAGATATTCTAACTACATCCAACGTGTCTTCAAACGTTAGGGAGATGTTTACCCAATAG from Pontibacter liquoris includes the following:
- the rpsA gene encoding 30S ribosomal protein S1 — encoded protein: MSNSPENFDWDRFESQGFGGGYSKAEKAEMEKMYDDTLTTVQEQEVVKGTVVGITDRDVILNIGFKSDGLVPVSEFRDLPELKVGDEVEVFIEDQEDPNGQLILSRKKAKIVSAWAKIYDALENDNVLEGVVKRRTKGGLIMDLYGVEAFLPGSQIDVKPIRDFDVFVGKKMEVKVVKINAAFDNVVVSHKVLIEKDLEQQRAAILNNLEKGQVLEGVIKNMTNFGVFIDLGGVDGLLHITDISWGRINHPEEVLQLDQKVNVVVLDFDDDKKRISLGMKQLTPHPWDALPAEIEVGSRVKGKIVNVADYGAFLELMPGVEGLIHVSEMSWSQHLRNPQDFIKQGDEVEAVVLTLDREERKMSLGIKQLTEDPWTKEDVLTKYGVGTKHTGIVRNLTNFGLFLELEEGVDGLVHVSDLSWTKKIKHPSEFVKVGDNLDVVVLELDVPNRRLALGHKQLEENPWDTFESVFNIGSVHKATVLEKSDRGAVLELPYGIEGFAFPKSLAKEDGSQVEVGESLDFKVTEFSKEDRKIILSHTATYSDVDTARTARATKKAAAPAAGGTASAEKKDARAPKVQKEADRSTLGDLDALSALKEQMLSNEKEAGVKKLEAAAAKKTQDTDNEDESAEEENNA